Within Sphingobium sp. SCG-1, the genomic segment CAACAACGAAGGCGGCAAAAGCGCCCAGAGCTAAATCCGTAAAATCTGCGCCCAAGACGGCATCATCCAAGCCCGCAGGTGGCAAGCAACCGGCCTCGCCATCGGCCGACACGAAGCAGGATGTATCGGATTCCGACTCGTCACCGCCGGAGGCTGCGAAGGCAGACGCTTCGAGCGATGGAAAGGCTTCGGACTCAGCCGGCCCGAAAAAGCGGGGCCGCCCGGCGAAATCTTCTGCTGACCAAAAGCCGGCACGCGCAGCCGCCCGGACGCTTCAAATCAAGACGGCGACCTGAACGTCTGATTGCTCGGTCATCATCGCTGCGGGCTTAAAACATGACGAGCTACCGCAGGGTGTGGCTCAGCTATATTGATGTGGCACGCTCCGATCTCACCTTCCACCATTGCATAGGTTAGATCATTGCAATCTCCCTTCATCAGCCTGATCTCTGTTCGCACGCATCAGTTGGCATCGGCGGTCGACAGCCCGCTGATGCACAAGGCCTATGGCGTGATCTGGTCACCGGACGAGCCGCTTTTCGGCTTGCGGCAAGAGGATGTCGGCTATTTCTTGGGCTTCGACGCGGCGTCCAATCTTAGGAAAATGGTCGAGATCGATCTTGCCCGCTTTCCCGTCACGGACGCGCTGGTTCAAGATCATCCCGACCTGTTTGCGATCCGCCGCTCCGCGTCCGGTGCGCAGCCTGTAGATCCACGCAAGATCATGCCCGCATCCGGTGAAGCGTTGGCACGATTGCGGTCGCCTGCCGCTATGGTGCTCTGCGATCCGATGGCCGAGCGACTATGCGCACTGGTGAACAAGGGCGTTTCGGGATTTTACTTGAGGAATGCCGGGAGGATTGGTCCGGCATTTATCGCAGCGCTGATTAAGCGGGTTCAGGAAAAATCCAGTCACCATGGCATACAGTTCATGGTCGACGTGGCAGGTCTGGGAGTCACCGGCGCTGGGGCGTTTGCCGATGCGGGGGTGGACTTCGGCCTTATCCCTGTGGAACGCGATTTGCGGGCGCTAAATACTTTCAATAGTCATGGCGCATCGCACGTCATTGGGCGGATATCTGACGTCGCCGATATGAGCAGCCTACGGATGAATATCGCGGCTGCCTCTATTCTCCACAACGGAGTAATTCTTCCCTTCGATATTTTGATGCGTGGCGCAGATGCCGGGCAAGTCGTGTTTCAAGCACTTGAAGCAGCGCGAGGCGCCGCCGGTTTCCAGGGTGAGGTTCGGCGGCTGACCGGCTCGGGGTCCAATGTAATCGCCGTCCTGCGGAGTGACACGCCCGATGTTCGACATGCCAAAGAAGCCGTTCTCCTCCTCATGAACCCATCCAAGGACATGGAGCAGCATCCCGATCCGGCCGCCCTGCTGTCGGCCACGGGGGCTGATTTCGAACCTTTTCACCTGGTCGAGGGACCAGACGATCAGGACGGATTCTCCGCTCTGTCTGCTGGCGAAGTACGGCTTCTGCAAGCCCGACGCGCAGCGCCGGTTATCGTTAAGGGTATGGCAGATAGCGATCCTTCCGCCGCCGCCTCCAGCGACCGGCTGGTGCTCGAAAAAATCATCCCCTCGGTCGAAGGCGGCGACTTTGCGGTCAAGCGCGTGGTGGGGGAGCAGGTCCGTGTGGAAGCCACCCTGTTTGCCGATGGGCACGAACAACTAGGCGCGGAATTGCAATGGCGCGCGTGTGACCAAGCACAATGGCAGCGGGCACGCATGGAGCAACTGCCGAATGATCTATGGCGCGCGGAGTTTCCGCTTCTCCGGATGGGCGGACACGAATTTGTCGTAGAAGGCTGGCTCGATCGCTTTGGGGGCTTCTGTCGCGACTTTGCCAAGAAGCTGGATGCCAAAGTGGCGCAGCCAGTGGATTTCGCCGAGGGCCGCGTACTCGTGGAACGCGCTCTCGATCGCGCGGAGGGAACAGCGCGTGACAGCCTGGTCCAATTCCTCGCGCGGTTGGATGAGGCAGGCAGTGGAGACAGTGCAGCCGCTATTCTGCTGTCGCCGGAACTGGCGGCTCTGATGGATAGCCTGGACGAGCGGCCGCATCGTATCCGGTCAGAGCCGCAGCGCGTCGATGCAGAGCGTCTCGCGGCACGGTTTTCAAGCTGGTACGAGCTTTTCCCCCGCTCTCAAACGAACGACGCCGCCCGGCACGGGACATTTGCGGACGTCATCGGTCGCCTGCCTGCGATCCGCGAGATGGGCTTCGATACGCTCTATTTCCCGCCCATTCACCCGATCGGAAAAACCAATCGCAAGGGGCCGAACAACAGCCTGACGCCCGGTCCGAACGATCCCGGAAGCCCCTATGCAATCGGAGCGCCCGAAGGTGGGCATGACGCAATCCATCCGGAACTGGGACGCTTTGAGGATTTCGCGCGCCTCATCGCGGCAGCGCGCGATCATGGACTGGAAATCGCGCTGGATTTTGCCATCCAGTGTTCGCCCGATCACCCCTGGCTGCGCGAGCATCCCGGCTGGTTTGCATGGCGTCCCGATGGCTCGATGAAATATGCGGAGAACCCGCCGAAGAAATATCAGGATATCGTCAATGTCGATTTCTATGGGCCCGATGCGGTTCCAGATTTGTGGTTGGCACTACGCGATGTCGTGCTGTTCTGGATCGGTCATGGCGTAAAGACGTTCCGCGTCGATAATCCGCATACAAAGCCGCTGCCGTTCTGGGAATGGATGATCGCAGAAGTTCGTAGTCAGCACCCCGACGCGATCTTCCTCGCCGAGGCTTTTACGCGGCCTGCCATGATGTACCGGCTGGCGAAGATCGGATTCTCGCAGTCGTACACCTATTTCACGTGGCGCGATGAAAAGGCGGAGCTTGTTGAATATGTCACCGAGCTGATCACGACCGAGCCGAAGGAATTCTACCGCCCGCACTTCTTCGTCAATACGCCGGACATCAATCCGCCTTTCCTGCAAACATCCGGTCGTCCCGGTTTTCGCATCAGGGCAGTTCTTGCCGCGACACTCTCGGGCTTATTCGGCGTATATTCGGGCTTCGAATTGTGCGAGGCTGCGCCCGTTCCCGGCAAGGAAGAATATCTCGATTCCGAGAAGTACGAGATCAGGCCGCGCGACTGGAATGCGCCTGGCAACATCATCGCCGATATTGCCTTGCTGAATCGCTTGCGCCGTTCCGAACCGGCATTGCAAACGCACCTGAATACGCGCTTTCAAGTCGTCCATAACGACCGCATTATTTACTACGCCAAGCCCGCCTCTGACGGCAGCGACATGATCCTCGTCATGGTCAGTCTCGATCCGCATCATCGGCAGGAGGGCACCTTCGAAATACCATTGTGGGAATTCGGCTTGCCCGACGATGGCAATGTCGCTGTCGAGGATCTCGCGGAGGGGCATCGTTTCCGCTGGTACGGGAAGGCGCAGCACATCCGGCTCGACCCCGAACAGCCTTACCGCATCTGGCGCATCGCGCCGGGAGAACGAACATGAGCCTGCCGCCGCCCGATCCGCTCTGGTACAAGGATGCGGTCATCTATCAGGTGCACGTCAAATCGTTCTTCGATTCCAATAATGACGGGATCGGCGATTTTGCAGGGCTGATAGAGCGACTGGACTACATCGCCGATCTGGGCGTGACGGTGATCTGGCTGCTGCCGTTCTATCCGTCTCCGCGCCGCGACGATGGATATGATATTGCCGAATATCGGGAAGTCAGCCCTGATTACGGCACGATGGAAGACGTGCGCGCTTTCATCGACGCAGCGCACCAACATGGCATCCGCGTCATCACCGAACTCGTCATCAATCACACGTCGGACCAGCATCCCTGGTTCCAGGCCGCTCGCAAGGCGCCGCCCGGATCGCCGGAGCGTGATTTCTACGTCTGGTCGGATAACGACAAGCTGTATTCGGGCACGCGCATCATCTTCCTAGACACCGAGAAGTCCAACTGGACTTGGGATGAGGAGGCAGGGGCGTATTTCTGGCACCGCTTCTATTCGCATCAACCCGATCTCAACTTCGACAACCCCCGCGTTCTGGAGGAAGTCCTGTCGGTCATGCATTTTTGGCTGGACGCGGGAATCGACGGACTGCGACTTGACGCGATCCCTTATCTGATCGAGCGGGACGGCACGTCGAACGAAAACCTGCCGGAAACGCATGAGGTTCTGAAGAAAATTCGGGCCGATCTGGATGCACATTATCCCGACCGGATGCTGCTTGCCGAGGCGAACATGTGGCCGGAGGATACGCAGCAATATTTCGGCGAGAATGGCGACGAATGTCACATGGCGTTCCACTTCCCGCTGATGCCGCGCATGTACATGGCGGTTGCGCAGGAAGACCGCTTCCCGATCACCGACATCATGCGCCAGACGCCGGACATTCCAGAGAATTGCCAGTGGGCGATCTTCCTGCGCAACCATGACGAACTCACACTCGAAATGGTCACGGATGCCGAGCGGGATTATCTGTGGAACACCTACGCGGCGGACAAGCGCGCGCGGATCAACCTCGGTATTCGTAGGCGTCTTGCGCCGCTGATGGAGCGGGACCGGCGGCGCATCGAACTGATGAACGCGTTGCTGCTGACGATGCCGGGCACGCCGGTTCTCTATTATGGCGACGAAATCGGCATGGGCGATAACGTCTATCTCGGCGACCGCGATGGCGTGCGGACGCCGATGCAGTGGTCATCGGATCGCAATGGCGGCTTCTCGCGCGCCGATCCTGCGTCGCTCACGCTGCCTCCGATCATGGACCCGCTCTACGGCTTTCAGGCCGTGAACGTGGAGGCGCAAAGCCGCGATCAACATTCGCTGCTGAATTGGTTGAAGCGGATGCTGGCCGTGCGGCGCGGCAAGCAGGCATTCGGAAGGGGAACGCAACGCTTCCTGCGACCTGCCAACCGCAAAATCTTGGCATACCTGCGTGAGTTTCAGGATGAGGTCGTGCTCTGCGTGGCGAACCTCAGTCGTACCGCGCAGGCCGTGGAACTCGACCTGCACGAATTTGCAGGGCGGACGTTGGTGGAGATGTCGGGGGGGGCGGCATTCCCGGCGGTGGGGCAGTTGCCCTATCTGCTGACATTGCCGCCCTACGGCTTCCTGTGGTTCAGCCTGTCCGCCGAAGACGCGGCCCCCGATTGGGCGAGCGCCGCCCCGCCTGCGGAAGCGGAGCGCTTCACCTTCGTCCTGCGTCCTGAACTGGCAGACGTCACGGCGGGCCGCAATGGGCAGGTGTTGCAAGGCGACATTCTGCCCAGCTATATCGCGCAACGCCGCTGGTTCGGGGCTAAGGACGAGACTATTCACAACGTCCAGATCGCACGCTCGGTAGCATTGCCTGAAGTCGAAGACCTGATCCTGATGCTGGTGGATGTGACCACTGACAATGGCACGGCCACATATACACTTCCGCTGGGAATCGCGTGGGAAGGGGAGTTGCAAGGCCCGTTCGCGTCGAACCTCGCCCTGGGCCGCGTGCGTCGTGGACGCCATGTCGGCCTTCTGACCGACGGATTTACCGTCGCCAGCTTTGCCGCAGCGGTGATTGGCGCGATCGGTCGGGAAACGCGCATCGCGACAGATGGTGGAGAGATCAGTTTCAGCGCGACGCCTGATCTCGATATCGGCCCTGACGCCGCACCGGAATGGCTGGGCGCCGAGCAGTCGAACAGCACGATGGTGCTGGGCGAGCGGGCCGTTCTGAAATTGCTCCGGAAAGTGCAGCCGGGCATCCATCCGGACGCAGAGATGGTGCGCTACCTGACGGCAGGCGGCTTCGAAAATGTTCCGGCGATCCTTGGCGAGGTATGGCTCAACACCGGCGACGCGCAGACTCTGCTGATGCTCGTCCAGCGGTTCGTCCACAATCAAGGCGACGGCTGGGGGTGGACATTGGGAATGCTGGAGCGGATCGCCACGGACGAGGAGTGGAGCGTTTCCAATTACGAGAACTTCGCGTGCAGCTTTGGCCGCCGACTGGCTGAAATGCACGGCGTATTGGAACGACCGACCGAAGACCCTGCTTTTGCACCGGAAAGCCTTACGTCTGAACATGCGGATGCGCTGACGGGCCGGATTGAGGCGCAGCTGGACGCGGCACTAAGGGCGTTGGAAAACGCAGATTTGAAAGACGAAAGCGACCGCACACTCGCGACGTTCCTGCGGGACAACAGGCAGAACATCGTGAGCGAAATTCATAAAGTCGTTCACGCGGCGGAGGGTCATACACGCATCCGTATCCATGGTGACCTACACTTGGGGCAAGTGCTGGTAACCGGCAGTGACGTGATGCTGATCGACTTCGAAGGCGAGCCAGTCAAGCCCCTGACCGAGCGCCGGTCGAAGGATATCGCCTTCCGTGACGTAGCGGGTGTGCTGCGATCCTTCGACTATGCAGCCGCCGTCGCTGAACGCAACCGCCCGGCATTGGGTGATGCAGAAGAGGTACGCACTGACGAACGTTACGCGGCCTTCCGGGAAAGCGCGTCGGCGGCATTTCTGGACGGCTATTTCGGCGATCGGGCGGATCGGAACCAGCCACTGCTCGATCTCTTCCTTCTGGAAAAGGCGGCCTACGAAGTTGTGTACGAAGCCTCCAATCGCCCCGACTGGATTGCCGTGCCGATTGGCGGCCTAGCCCGCGCAGCCAAACGCCTGATGAAAATGAACCAGTCGTGAGCGTGCAAGATGACCTGCTGAGCGCCGCATCGGCGCTGTTGGAAGGGCGGCTGAACGATCCGTTTGCGCTGCTCGGCCCGCATGGCGAAGGAGCGGACCGCGTCGTCCGCACGTATCAACCCGGTGCGACATCCGTCGAAGTCCTGGCGCGCGATGATCGGCGCCATCTTGCGACATTGAGCGAGAATGCGGGTGGGCTGTTCTCAGGGTCATTACCGACCGACGCAGCCTATTTCTTCCGCGTGACGTGGCCGGACGGAGAGGTTCAGGAAACCGAAGATCCCTACAGCTTCGGCCTCATCATCGGCGATCTCGACCTCTATCTGTTCAACGAAGGGCGGCACTGGGAACTGGCGCATGTATTCGGTGCGCAACCACGCCGCATGGATGACGTCGATGGCGTCGCCTTTTCCGTATGGGCGCCTAATGCGCGCCGCGTCTCGGTGGTGGGCGAGTTCAACAACTGGGATGGTCGCCGCCACCCTATGCGCCTGCGGCAGGGCGCGGGAGTATGGGAATTGTTCGTGCCGCGTATCGGCGTGGGCACGGTCTACAAGTTCGAGATTGCCGGTGCGGACGGCAGCATCTTGCAAAAGGCCGATCCCGTCGCCCGGCATACCGAAGCGCCTCCGTCGACAGGGTCGATAGTCGCTCCGCTGCCGAAGTTCCGTTGGACAGACGCCGACTGGATGGAAGATCGCGCATTCAGCCAGCGTCCCGATGCGCCGATGTCGATCTACGAAGTGCACGTAGGATCATGGCTGCGTCCTAGCGATGATCCGGACGGCACGCTCTGCTGGCCCGATCTGATTGAACGGCTTATCCCTTATGTTGCGGAAATGGGCTTCACGCATGTCGAATTGATGCCGATCATGGAGCATCCCTTCGGCGGTTCTTGGGGTTACCAGCCGCTCTCGCAATTTGCGCCGTCCGCCCGCTACGGAAAGCCGGAAGATTTCGCCGCTTTCGTCGATGCCTGTCACCGCTCCGGCATCGGCGTCATCCTCGATTGGGTGCCCGCGCATTTTCCGACCGATGCGCATGGCCTCGCCCATTTCGACGGGACTCACCTCTACGAGCATGGCGATCCACGCGAAGGTTTTCATCAAGACTGGAATACGCTGATCTACAACCTCGGTCGCCGGGAGGTCGCCGGGTTCCTGCTCGCCTCGGCCTTCTGGTGGCTGGAGACGTTCCATGTCGATGGCCTGCGCGTCGATGCCGTCGCGTCGATGCTGTATCGGGATTACAGCCGTAACGCGGGCGAGTGGGTGCCCAATCAATATGGCGGCCGCGAAAATCTGGAATCCGTCGATTTCCTGAAGCGGATGAACAGCGTCATTGCCGAGCGTTGCCCCGGCGCAATCACTCTGGCGGAAGAATCGACGGCGTGGCCCGGCGTGTCCGCGCCTGTCTCTCAAGGCGGCCTTGGCTTCACCTACAAGTGGAACATGGGCTGGATGCACGACACGCTGCATTATGTGGAGCGCGACCCTCTCTATCGTGGCTGGCATCATGGCGAACTGACTTTCGGTCTCGTCTATGCTTTTTCGGAGAAGTTCGTCCTCCCGTTGAGCCATGATGAGGTGGTGCACGGCAAGGGATCGCTGATCCGCAAAATGCCGGGCGATAGTTGGCGCAAGTTCGCCAATTTACGTGCCTATTTCAGCTTCATGTGGACGCATCCGGGCAAGAAGCTGATCTTCATGGGTGGAGAAATAGCGCAAGACCGCGAGTGGAATCATGACGCGCAGGTGGATTGGGAATTGCTCGACCAGCCAGCCAATGCGCAGGTGCAGCGCCTCGTTCGCGATCTCAATCATGTCTACGCCACCGAGCCTGCTCTCCACAGGCGCGATGCCGATCCTCGTGGCTTCCAATGGATCGTTAGCAGCGACAACGCCAACAGTGTGTTCGTCTATGCGCGGTTCGGCGACGACGGCGACCCACCTGTCGTGGTCCTGCTGAACATGACCCCGACGCCACAAAGCGACTACCGCATCGG encodes:
- a CDS encoding DUF2934 domain-containing protein — translated: MAQDRDHKIRERAHAIWLEEGSPSGRHEEHWEQARREVEGGDAPATTKAAKAPRAKSVKSAPKTASSKPAGGKQPASPSADTKQDVSDSDSSPPEAAKADASSDGKASDSAGPKKRGRPAKSSADQKPARAAARTLQIKTAT
- a CDS encoding alpha-1,4-glucan--maltose-1-phosphate maltosyltransferase, which codes for MQSPFISLISVRTHQLASAVDSPLMHKAYGVIWSPDEPLFGLRQEDVGYFLGFDAASNLRKMVEIDLARFPVTDALVQDHPDLFAIRRSASGAQPVDPRKIMPASGEALARLRSPAAMVLCDPMAERLCALVNKGVSGFYLRNAGRIGPAFIAALIKRVQEKSSHHGIQFMVDVAGLGVTGAGAFADAGVDFGLIPVERDLRALNTFNSHGASHVIGRISDVADMSSLRMNIAAASILHNGVILPFDILMRGADAGQVVFQALEAARGAAGFQGEVRRLTGSGSNVIAVLRSDTPDVRHAKEAVLLLMNPSKDMEQHPDPAALLSATGADFEPFHLVEGPDDQDGFSALSAGEVRLLQARRAAPVIVKGMADSDPSAAASSDRLVLEKIIPSVEGGDFAVKRVVGEQVRVEATLFADGHEQLGAELQWRACDQAQWQRARMEQLPNDLWRAEFPLLRMGGHEFVVEGWLDRFGGFCRDFAKKLDAKVAQPVDFAEGRVLVERALDRAEGTARDSLVQFLARLDEAGSGDSAAAILLSPELAALMDSLDERPHRIRSEPQRVDAERLAARFSSWYELFPRSQTNDAARHGTFADVIGRLPAIREMGFDTLYFPPIHPIGKTNRKGPNNSLTPGPNDPGSPYAIGAPEGGHDAIHPELGRFEDFARLIAAARDHGLEIALDFAIQCSPDHPWLREHPGWFAWRPDGSMKYAENPPKKYQDIVNVDFYGPDAVPDLWLALRDVVLFWIGHGVKTFRVDNPHTKPLPFWEWMIAEVRSQHPDAIFLAEAFTRPAMMYRLAKIGFSQSYTYFTWRDEKAELVEYVTELITTEPKEFYRPHFFVNTPDINPPFLQTSGRPGFRIRAVLAATLSGLFGVYSGFELCEAAPVPGKEEYLDSEKYEIRPRDWNAPGNIIADIALLNRLRRSEPALQTHLNTRFQVVHNDRIIYYAKPASDGSDMILVMVSLDPHHRQEGTFEIPLWEFGLPDDGNVAVEDLAEGHRFRWYGKAQHIRLDPEQPYRIWRIAPGERT
- the treS gene encoding maltose alpha-D-glucosyltransferase, producing the protein MSLPPPDPLWYKDAVIYQVHVKSFFDSNNDGIGDFAGLIERLDYIADLGVTVIWLLPFYPSPRRDDGYDIAEYREVSPDYGTMEDVRAFIDAAHQHGIRVITELVINHTSDQHPWFQAARKAPPGSPERDFYVWSDNDKLYSGTRIIFLDTEKSNWTWDEEAGAYFWHRFYSHQPDLNFDNPRVLEEVLSVMHFWLDAGIDGLRLDAIPYLIERDGTSNENLPETHEVLKKIRADLDAHYPDRMLLAEANMWPEDTQQYFGENGDECHMAFHFPLMPRMYMAVAQEDRFPITDIMRQTPDIPENCQWAIFLRNHDELTLEMVTDAERDYLWNTYAADKRARINLGIRRRLAPLMERDRRRIELMNALLLTMPGTPVLYYGDEIGMGDNVYLGDRDGVRTPMQWSSDRNGGFSRADPASLTLPPIMDPLYGFQAVNVEAQSRDQHSLLNWLKRMLAVRRGKQAFGRGTQRFLRPANRKILAYLREFQDEVVLCVANLSRTAQAVELDLHEFAGRTLVEMSGGAAFPAVGQLPYLLTLPPYGFLWFSLSAEDAAPDWASAAPPAEAERFTFVLRPELADVTAGRNGQVLQGDILPSYIAQRRWFGAKDETIHNVQIARSVALPEVEDLILMLVDVTTDNGTATYTLPLGIAWEGELQGPFASNLALGRVRRGRHVGLLTDGFTVASFAAAVIGAIGRETRIATDGGEISFSATPDLDIGPDAAPEWLGAEQSNSTMVLGERAVLKLLRKVQPGIHPDAEMVRYLTAGGFENVPAILGEVWLNTGDAQTLLMLVQRFVHNQGDGWGWTLGMLERIATDEEWSVSNYENFACSFGRRLAEMHGVLERPTEDPAFAPESLTSEHADALTGRIEAQLDAALRALENADLKDESDRTLATFLRDNRQNIVSEIHKVVHAAEGHTRIRIHGDLHLGQVLVTGSDVMLIDFEGEPVKPLTERRSKDIAFRDVAGVLRSFDYAAAVAERNRPALGDAEEVRTDERYAAFRESASAAFLDGYFGDRADRNQPLLDLFLLEKAAYEVVYEASNRPDWIAVPIGGLARAAKRLMKMNQS
- the glgB gene encoding 1,4-alpha-glucan branching protein GlgB, giving the protein MSVQDDLLSAASALLEGRLNDPFALLGPHGEGADRVVRTYQPGATSVEVLARDDRRHLATLSENAGGLFSGSLPTDAAYFFRVTWPDGEVQETEDPYSFGLIIGDLDLYLFNEGRHWELAHVFGAQPRRMDDVDGVAFSVWAPNARRVSVVGEFNNWDGRRHPMRLRQGAGVWELFVPRIGVGTVYKFEIAGADGSILQKADPVARHTEAPPSTGSIVAPLPKFRWTDADWMEDRAFSQRPDAPMSIYEVHVGSWLRPSDDPDGTLCWPDLIERLIPYVAEMGFTHVELMPIMEHPFGGSWGYQPLSQFAPSARYGKPEDFAAFVDACHRSGIGVILDWVPAHFPTDAHGLAHFDGTHLYEHGDPREGFHQDWNTLIYNLGRREVAGFLLASAFWWLETFHVDGLRVDAVASMLYRDYSRNAGEWVPNQYGGRENLESVDFLKRMNSVIAERCPGAITLAEESTAWPGVSAPVSQGGLGFTYKWNMGWMHDTLHYVERDPLYRGWHHGELTFGLVYAFSEKFVLPLSHDEVVHGKGSLIRKMPGDSWRKFANLRAYFSFMWTHPGKKLIFMGGEIAQDREWNHDAQVDWELLDQPANAQVQRLVRDLNHVYATEPALHRRDADPRGFQWIVSSDNANSVFVYARFGDDGDPPVVVLLNMTPTPQSDYRIGLPKAGRWREILNSDAEIYGGSNVGNGGEVIAVMTPSHDQPASAAVTLPPLAAVLLRFEGS